A stretch of the Arachis stenosperma cultivar V10309 chromosome 6, arast.V10309.gnm1.PFL2, whole genome shotgun sequence genome encodes the following:
- the LOC130935365 gene encoding uncharacterized protein LOC130935365 isoform X2, producing the protein MANSVKVRPGGMLKAVQEIGIYIHRFHNLDLFQQGWYQIKITMRWEDNENTSFGIPVRVVQYEAPELGLGSVYGIWRIDDTDYSFSTQPFRIKYARQDIYLCMMISFNLPLIGFEGLPTTAVILKFELVYAPTFENGADLQSSLDAYPAAVHEFRIPPKALLGLHSYCPVHFDMLHAVLVDVSVHISLLKATSSQRALKVPSNSGNVELVADKNDDTLDQELGEFASVDLKNVTFVKAFFAARDILLEELQKLNEVVDQPIDITEFVSKKSSTNLLNSVLESNQFPTDVEPSGQGKPQIDLEERNSDPDFLNVENFDLLAIDQLLDCFHILGDQLTHLWSVFLKFHRNNKTKILEFLRDTWAKDRKAEWSIWMVYSKVEMPHHHTKSESDESSHHGGHRRVPSLLKVSEEPHQIAATRAELHRRSIAQMKINSRSIQDMHIFGDPLRTPIVIVERVMNAPRRTLSENSYLSNVEYLSSDSFQTAHSSDATDTKSTPLSNAQVLKIVVFVHGFQGHHLDLRLIRNQWLLIDPKIEFLMSETNEDKTSGDFREMGQRLAQEVISFVKKKMDKASRYGSLGDIKLSFVGHSIGNLIIRTAIAESIMEPFLRYLYTYVSLSGPHLGYLYSSNSLFNSGLWVLKKLRGTQCIHQLTFTDDPDIQNTFIYQLCKKTLDHFKNIILISSPQDGYVPYHSARIETCLAASHDTSRKGIVFMEMLNNCLEQIYANPSEQRIFMRCDVNFDTTAYGKNLNSFIGRAAHIEFLESDIFSKFLMWSFPELFR; encoded by the exons ATGGCAAACTCTGTCAAAGTCAGGCCAGGAGGTATGTTGAAAGCTGTACAAGAGATTGGCATCTACATTCATAGGTTTCACAACCTCGACCTTTTCCAGCAGGG atGGTATCAGATTAAGATTACTATGAGATGGGAGGATAATGAAAATACATCTTTTGGAATTCCAGTTAGGGTGGTTCAATATGAAG CTCCTGAGCTGGGTCTTGGTAGTGTATATGGTATTTGGAGGATTGACGATACAGACTACAGTTTTTCAACTCAACCCTTTCGCATAAAATATGCTAGGCAggatatttatttatgtatgaTGATCTCATTCAACTTACCACTTATTGGATTTGAG GGCTTACCAACAACTGCTGTAATTCTAAAATTTGAGCTTGTGTATGCTCCCACATTTGAAAATGG TGCTGACTTGCAATCTTCTCTAGATGCTTACCCTGCTGCTGTCCATGAATTCCGCATTCCTCCTAAAGCTCTTTTAGGATTGCATTCTTATTGTCCGGTCCATTTTGATATGCTACATGCGGTGCTTGTTGATGTCAGTGTACATATTAGTTTACTGAAAGCTACCTCGTCCCAGAGGGCATTGAAGGTACCCAG CAATTCTGGCAATGTTGAACTTGTTGCTGATAAAAACGATGACACATTGGACCAA GAATTGGGTGAATTTGCTTCTGTCGATTTGAAAAATGTCACGTTTGTTAAAGCATTCTTCGCAGCTCGTGATATATTGCTTGAAGAACTACAGAAGCTTAACGAAGTAGTTGATCAACCTATTGATATTACAGAATTTGTATCTAAAAAGAGCAGCacaaatttattaaattctgTTCTGGAATCAAATCAGTTCCCAACAGATGTTGAACCTTCAGGACAAGGCAAGCCACAAATTGATCTTGAG GAAAGAAATAGTGATCCAGATTTTCTAAATGTTGAGAACTTTGATTTATTGGCAATTGATCAGCTGTTGGACTGTTTTCACATATTGGGAGATCAATTGACACACTTATGGAGCGTTTTTCTGAAGTTCCACAG GAATAACAAAACAAAGATACTAGAATTTTTGCGTGATACATGGGCTAAGGATCGGAAAGCTGAATGGTCAATATGGATGGTGTACTCTAAGGTAGAAATGCCTCATCATCATACAAAAAGTGAGAGCGACGAGTCATCACATCATGGTGGACATAGAAGAGTTCCTAGTTTGTTGAAGGTATCTGAAGAG CCTCATCAGATTGCAGCTACACGTGCTGAACTTCATCGAAGAAGCATTGCACAAATGAAG ATTAACAGTCGATCAATTCAAGACATGCATATATTCGGGGATCCTTTACGTACACCAATCGTCATTGTTGAACGTGTGATGAATGCACCACGTCGGACTTTGAGTGAAAATTCATACTTGAGTAATGTTGAATACCTAAGTTCCGATAGCTTTCAAACAGCGCACAGTTCTGACGCTACAGACACGAAATCTACACCCCTAAGTAATGCACAGGTGTTGAAGATTGTGGTCTTTGTGCATGGTTTTCAG GGGCATCATTTGGATCTAAGACTCATTCGAAATCAATGGCTTTTGATTGATCCCAAAATAGAATTTCTTATGTCAGAGACTAATGAAGATAAAACAAGTGGAGACTTTAGGGAAATGGGACAAAGGCTAGCTCAGGAggttatttcttttgttaaaaaGAAAATGGACAAAGCATCAAGATATGGGAGTTTGGGAGATATTAAGCTAAGTTTTGTCGGACATTCTATTGGTAACCTCATTATCAGAACAGCGATTGCAG AGAGCATCATGGAGCCATTTTTAAGATATCTATATACTTATGTTTCACTATCGGGTCCTCATTTGGGGTATCTTTATAGTTCAAACTCCTTGTTTAATTCTGGATTATGGGTCTTGAAGAAACTAAGAGGCACACAGTGCATTCATCAGCTCACCTTCACAGATGATCCAGATATTCAAAATACATTCATCTATCAGCTGTGTAAG AAGACATTGgatcattttaaaaatattattttgatatCTTCCCCACAG GACGGGTACGTGCCATACCATTCTGCCAGAATTGAGACGTGCCTGGCTGCCTCACATGACACTTCAAGGAAGGGGATTGTGTTCATGGAAATGCTGAATAATTGTTTGGAACAGATCTACGCCAATCCCTCCGAACA
- the LOC130935365 gene encoding uncharacterized protein LOC130935365 isoform X4: protein MRVCYVWACGDEVLRHCHGVLCLVLLANLWCALYRKIGFYWPGLRVLGYKRGNIFVGLPTTAVILKFELVYAPTFENGADLQSSLDAYPAAVHEFRIPPKALLGLHSYCPVHFDMLHAVLVDVSVHISLLKATSSQRALKVPSNSGNVELVADKNDDTLDQELGEFASVDLKNVTFVKAFFAARDILLEELQKLNEVVDQPIDITEFVSKKSSTNLLNSVLESNQFPTDVEPSGQGKPQIDLEERNSDPDFLNVENFDLLAIDQLLDCFHILGDQLTHLWSVFLKFHRNNKTKILEFLRDTWAKDRKAEWSIWMVYSKVEMPHHHTKSESDESSHHGGHRRVPSLLKVSEEPHQIAATRAELHRRSIAQMKINSRSIQDMHIFGDPLRTPIVIVERVMNAPRRTLSENSYLSNVEYLSSDSFQTAHSSDATDTKSTPLSNAQVLKIVVFVHGFQGHHLDLRLIRNQWLLIDPKIEFLMSETNEDKTSGDFREMGQRLAQEVISFVKKKMDKASRYGSLGDIKLSFVGHSIGNLIIRTAIAESIMEPFLRYLYTYVSLSGPHLGYLYSSNSLFNSGLWVLKKLRGTQCIHQLTFTDDPDIQNTFIYQLCKQKTLDHFKNIILISSPQDGYVPYHSARIETCLAASHDTSRKGIVFMEMLNNCLEQIYANPSEQRIFMRCDVNFDTTAYGKNLNSFIGRAAHIEFLESDIFSKFLMWSFPELFR, encoded by the exons ATGCGAGTGTGTTATGTGTGGGCCTGTGGG GATGAGGTGCTCCGGCACTGTCATGGAGTTCTTTGTTTGGTGTTGTTGGCGAATCTTTGGTGTGCCCTATATCGCAAGATTGGCTTCTATTGGCCTGGTTTGAGGGTTTTGGGATATAAAAGAGGCAACATCTTTGTG GGCTTACCAACAACTGCTGTAATTCTAAAATTTGAGCTTGTGTATGCTCCCACATTTGAAAATGG TGCTGACTTGCAATCTTCTCTAGATGCTTACCCTGCTGCTGTCCATGAATTCCGCATTCCTCCTAAAGCTCTTTTAGGATTGCATTCTTATTGTCCGGTCCATTTTGATATGCTACATGCGGTGCTTGTTGATGTCAGTGTACATATTAGTTTACTGAAAGCTACCTCGTCCCAGAGGGCATTGAAGGTACCCAG CAATTCTGGCAATGTTGAACTTGTTGCTGATAAAAACGATGACACATTGGACCAA GAATTGGGTGAATTTGCTTCTGTCGATTTGAAAAATGTCACGTTTGTTAAAGCATTCTTCGCAGCTCGTGATATATTGCTTGAAGAACTACAGAAGCTTAACGAAGTAGTTGATCAACCTATTGATATTACAGAATTTGTATCTAAAAAGAGCAGCacaaatttattaaattctgTTCTGGAATCAAATCAGTTCCCAACAGATGTTGAACCTTCAGGACAAGGCAAGCCACAAATTGATCTTGAG GAAAGAAATAGTGATCCAGATTTTCTAAATGTTGAGAACTTTGATTTATTGGCAATTGATCAGCTGTTGGACTGTTTTCACATATTGGGAGATCAATTGACACACTTATGGAGCGTTTTTCTGAAGTTCCACAG GAATAACAAAACAAAGATACTAGAATTTTTGCGTGATACATGGGCTAAGGATCGGAAAGCTGAATGGTCAATATGGATGGTGTACTCTAAGGTAGAAATGCCTCATCATCATACAAAAAGTGAGAGCGACGAGTCATCACATCATGGTGGACATAGAAGAGTTCCTAGTTTGTTGAAGGTATCTGAAGAG CCTCATCAGATTGCAGCTACACGTGCTGAACTTCATCGAAGAAGCATTGCACAAATGAAG ATTAACAGTCGATCAATTCAAGACATGCATATATTCGGGGATCCTTTACGTACACCAATCGTCATTGTTGAACGTGTGATGAATGCACCACGTCGGACTTTGAGTGAAAATTCATACTTGAGTAATGTTGAATACCTAAGTTCCGATAGCTTTCAAACAGCGCACAGTTCTGACGCTACAGACACGAAATCTACACCCCTAAGTAATGCACAGGTGTTGAAGATTGTGGTCTTTGTGCATGGTTTTCAG GGGCATCATTTGGATCTAAGACTCATTCGAAATCAATGGCTTTTGATTGATCCCAAAATAGAATTTCTTATGTCAGAGACTAATGAAGATAAAACAAGTGGAGACTTTAGGGAAATGGGACAAAGGCTAGCTCAGGAggttatttcttttgttaaaaaGAAAATGGACAAAGCATCAAGATATGGGAGTTTGGGAGATATTAAGCTAAGTTTTGTCGGACATTCTATTGGTAACCTCATTATCAGAACAGCGATTGCAG AGAGCATCATGGAGCCATTTTTAAGATATCTATATACTTATGTTTCACTATCGGGTCCTCATTTGGGGTATCTTTATAGTTCAAACTCCTTGTTTAATTCTGGATTATGGGTCTTGAAGAAACTAAGAGGCACACAGTGCATTCATCAGCTCACCTTCACAGATGATCCAGATATTCAAAATACATTCATCTATCAGCTGTGTAAG cAGAAGACATTGgatcattttaaaaatattattttgatatCTTCCCCACAG GACGGGTACGTGCCATACCATTCTGCCAGAATTGAGACGTGCCTGGCTGCCTCACATGACACTTCAAGGAAGGGGATTGTGTTCATGGAAATGCTGAATAATTGTTTGGAACAGATCTACGCCAATCCCTCCGAACA
- the LOC130935365 gene encoding uncharacterized protein LOC130935365 isoform X3 translates to MANSVKVRPGGMLKAVQEIGIYIHRFHNLDLFQQGWYQIKITMRWEDNENTSFGIPVRVVQYEAPELGLGSVYGIWRIDDTDYSFSTQPFRIKYARQDIYLCMMISFNLPLIGFEGLPTTAVILKFELVYAPTFENGADLQSSLDAYPAAVHEFRIPPKALLGLHSYCPVHFDMLHAVLVDVSVHISLLKATSSQRALKVPSNSGNVELVADKNDDTLDQELGEFASVDLKNVTFVKAFFAARDILLEELQKLNEVVDQPIDITEFVSKKSSTNLLNSVLESNQFPTDVEPSGQGKPQIDLELLDCFHILGDQLTHLWSVFLKFHRNNKTKILEFLRDTWAKDRKAEWSIWMVYSKVEMPHHHTKSESDESSHHGGHRRVPSLLKVSEEPHQIAATRAELHRRSIAQMKINSRSIQDMHIFGDPLRTPIVIVERVMNAPRRTLSENSYLSNVEYLSSDSFQTAHSSDATDTKSTPLSNAQVLKIVVFVHGFQGHHLDLRLIRNQWLLIDPKIEFLMSETNEDKTSGDFREMGQRLAQEVISFVKKKMDKASRYGSLGDIKLSFVGHSIGNLIIRTAIAESIMEPFLRYLYTYVSLSGPHLGYLYSSNSLFNSGLWVLKKLRGTQCIHQLTFTDDPDIQNTFIYQLCKQKTLDHFKNIILISSPQDGYVPYHSARIETCLAASHDTSRKGIVFMEMLNNCLEQIYANPSEQRIFMRCDVNFDTTAYGKNLNSFIGRAAHIEFLESDIFSKFLMWSFPELFR, encoded by the exons ATGGCAAACTCTGTCAAAGTCAGGCCAGGAGGTATGTTGAAAGCTGTACAAGAGATTGGCATCTACATTCATAGGTTTCACAACCTCGACCTTTTCCAGCAGGG atGGTATCAGATTAAGATTACTATGAGATGGGAGGATAATGAAAATACATCTTTTGGAATTCCAGTTAGGGTGGTTCAATATGAAG CTCCTGAGCTGGGTCTTGGTAGTGTATATGGTATTTGGAGGATTGACGATACAGACTACAGTTTTTCAACTCAACCCTTTCGCATAAAATATGCTAGGCAggatatttatttatgtatgaTGATCTCATTCAACTTACCACTTATTGGATTTGAG GGCTTACCAACAACTGCTGTAATTCTAAAATTTGAGCTTGTGTATGCTCCCACATTTGAAAATGG TGCTGACTTGCAATCTTCTCTAGATGCTTACCCTGCTGCTGTCCATGAATTCCGCATTCCTCCTAAAGCTCTTTTAGGATTGCATTCTTATTGTCCGGTCCATTTTGATATGCTACATGCGGTGCTTGTTGATGTCAGTGTACATATTAGTTTACTGAAAGCTACCTCGTCCCAGAGGGCATTGAAGGTACCCAG CAATTCTGGCAATGTTGAACTTGTTGCTGATAAAAACGATGACACATTGGACCAA GAATTGGGTGAATTTGCTTCTGTCGATTTGAAAAATGTCACGTTTGTTAAAGCATTCTTCGCAGCTCGTGATATATTGCTTGAAGAACTACAGAAGCTTAACGAAGTAGTTGATCAACCTATTGATATTACAGAATTTGTATCTAAAAAGAGCAGCacaaatttattaaattctgTTCTGGAATCAAATCAGTTCCCAACAGATGTTGAACCTTCAGGACAAGGCAAGCCACAAATTGATCTTGAG CTGTTGGACTGTTTTCACATATTGGGAGATCAATTGACACACTTATGGAGCGTTTTTCTGAAGTTCCACAG GAATAACAAAACAAAGATACTAGAATTTTTGCGTGATACATGGGCTAAGGATCGGAAAGCTGAATGGTCAATATGGATGGTGTACTCTAAGGTAGAAATGCCTCATCATCATACAAAAAGTGAGAGCGACGAGTCATCACATCATGGTGGACATAGAAGAGTTCCTAGTTTGTTGAAGGTATCTGAAGAG CCTCATCAGATTGCAGCTACACGTGCTGAACTTCATCGAAGAAGCATTGCACAAATGAAG ATTAACAGTCGATCAATTCAAGACATGCATATATTCGGGGATCCTTTACGTACACCAATCGTCATTGTTGAACGTGTGATGAATGCACCACGTCGGACTTTGAGTGAAAATTCATACTTGAGTAATGTTGAATACCTAAGTTCCGATAGCTTTCAAACAGCGCACAGTTCTGACGCTACAGACACGAAATCTACACCCCTAAGTAATGCACAGGTGTTGAAGATTGTGGTCTTTGTGCATGGTTTTCAG GGGCATCATTTGGATCTAAGACTCATTCGAAATCAATGGCTTTTGATTGATCCCAAAATAGAATTTCTTATGTCAGAGACTAATGAAGATAAAACAAGTGGAGACTTTAGGGAAATGGGACAAAGGCTAGCTCAGGAggttatttcttttgttaaaaaGAAAATGGACAAAGCATCAAGATATGGGAGTTTGGGAGATATTAAGCTAAGTTTTGTCGGACATTCTATTGGTAACCTCATTATCAGAACAGCGATTGCAG AGAGCATCATGGAGCCATTTTTAAGATATCTATATACTTATGTTTCACTATCGGGTCCTCATTTGGGGTATCTTTATAGTTCAAACTCCTTGTTTAATTCTGGATTATGGGTCTTGAAGAAACTAAGAGGCACACAGTGCATTCATCAGCTCACCTTCACAGATGATCCAGATATTCAAAATACATTCATCTATCAGCTGTGTAAG cAGAAGACATTGgatcattttaaaaatattattttgatatCTTCCCCACAG GACGGGTACGTGCCATACCATTCTGCCAGAATTGAGACGTGCCTGGCTGCCTCACATGACACTTCAAGGAAGGGGATTGTGTTCATGGAAATGCTGAATAATTGTTTGGAACAGATCTACGCCAATCCCTCCGAACA
- the LOC130935365 gene encoding uncharacterized protein LOC130935365 isoform X1 — translation MANSVKVRPGGMLKAVQEIGIYIHRFHNLDLFQQGWYQIKITMRWEDNENTSFGIPVRVVQYEAPELGLGSVYGIWRIDDTDYSFSTQPFRIKYARQDIYLCMMISFNLPLIGFEGLPTTAVILKFELVYAPTFENGADLQSSLDAYPAAVHEFRIPPKALLGLHSYCPVHFDMLHAVLVDVSVHISLLKATSSQRALKVPSNSGNVELVADKNDDTLDQELGEFASVDLKNVTFVKAFFAARDILLEELQKLNEVVDQPIDITEFVSKKSSTNLLNSVLESNQFPTDVEPSGQGKPQIDLEERNSDPDFLNVENFDLLAIDQLLDCFHILGDQLTHLWSVFLKFHRNNKTKILEFLRDTWAKDRKAEWSIWMVYSKVEMPHHHTKSESDESSHHGGHRRVPSLLKVSEEPHQIAATRAELHRRSIAQMKINSRSIQDMHIFGDPLRTPIVIVERVMNAPRRTLSENSYLSNVEYLSSDSFQTAHSSDATDTKSTPLSNAQVLKIVVFVHGFQGHHLDLRLIRNQWLLIDPKIEFLMSETNEDKTSGDFREMGQRLAQEVISFVKKKMDKASRYGSLGDIKLSFVGHSIGNLIIRTAIAESIMEPFLRYLYTYVSLSGPHLGYLYSSNSLFNSGLWVLKKLRGTQCIHQLTFTDDPDIQNTFIYQLCKQKTLDHFKNIILISSPQDGYVPYHSARIETCLAASHDTSRKGIVFMEMLNNCLEQIYANPSEQRIFMRCDVNFDTTAYGKNLNSFIGRAAHIEFLESDIFSKFLMWSFPELFR, via the exons ATGGCAAACTCTGTCAAAGTCAGGCCAGGAGGTATGTTGAAAGCTGTACAAGAGATTGGCATCTACATTCATAGGTTTCACAACCTCGACCTTTTCCAGCAGGG atGGTATCAGATTAAGATTACTATGAGATGGGAGGATAATGAAAATACATCTTTTGGAATTCCAGTTAGGGTGGTTCAATATGAAG CTCCTGAGCTGGGTCTTGGTAGTGTATATGGTATTTGGAGGATTGACGATACAGACTACAGTTTTTCAACTCAACCCTTTCGCATAAAATATGCTAGGCAggatatttatttatgtatgaTGATCTCATTCAACTTACCACTTATTGGATTTGAG GGCTTACCAACAACTGCTGTAATTCTAAAATTTGAGCTTGTGTATGCTCCCACATTTGAAAATGG TGCTGACTTGCAATCTTCTCTAGATGCTTACCCTGCTGCTGTCCATGAATTCCGCATTCCTCCTAAAGCTCTTTTAGGATTGCATTCTTATTGTCCGGTCCATTTTGATATGCTACATGCGGTGCTTGTTGATGTCAGTGTACATATTAGTTTACTGAAAGCTACCTCGTCCCAGAGGGCATTGAAGGTACCCAG CAATTCTGGCAATGTTGAACTTGTTGCTGATAAAAACGATGACACATTGGACCAA GAATTGGGTGAATTTGCTTCTGTCGATTTGAAAAATGTCACGTTTGTTAAAGCATTCTTCGCAGCTCGTGATATATTGCTTGAAGAACTACAGAAGCTTAACGAAGTAGTTGATCAACCTATTGATATTACAGAATTTGTATCTAAAAAGAGCAGCacaaatttattaaattctgTTCTGGAATCAAATCAGTTCCCAACAGATGTTGAACCTTCAGGACAAGGCAAGCCACAAATTGATCTTGAG GAAAGAAATAGTGATCCAGATTTTCTAAATGTTGAGAACTTTGATTTATTGGCAATTGATCAGCTGTTGGACTGTTTTCACATATTGGGAGATCAATTGACACACTTATGGAGCGTTTTTCTGAAGTTCCACAG GAATAACAAAACAAAGATACTAGAATTTTTGCGTGATACATGGGCTAAGGATCGGAAAGCTGAATGGTCAATATGGATGGTGTACTCTAAGGTAGAAATGCCTCATCATCATACAAAAAGTGAGAGCGACGAGTCATCACATCATGGTGGACATAGAAGAGTTCCTAGTTTGTTGAAGGTATCTGAAGAG CCTCATCAGATTGCAGCTACACGTGCTGAACTTCATCGAAGAAGCATTGCACAAATGAAG ATTAACAGTCGATCAATTCAAGACATGCATATATTCGGGGATCCTTTACGTACACCAATCGTCATTGTTGAACGTGTGATGAATGCACCACGTCGGACTTTGAGTGAAAATTCATACTTGAGTAATGTTGAATACCTAAGTTCCGATAGCTTTCAAACAGCGCACAGTTCTGACGCTACAGACACGAAATCTACACCCCTAAGTAATGCACAGGTGTTGAAGATTGTGGTCTTTGTGCATGGTTTTCAG GGGCATCATTTGGATCTAAGACTCATTCGAAATCAATGGCTTTTGATTGATCCCAAAATAGAATTTCTTATGTCAGAGACTAATGAAGATAAAACAAGTGGAGACTTTAGGGAAATGGGACAAAGGCTAGCTCAGGAggttatttcttttgttaaaaaGAAAATGGACAAAGCATCAAGATATGGGAGTTTGGGAGATATTAAGCTAAGTTTTGTCGGACATTCTATTGGTAACCTCATTATCAGAACAGCGATTGCAG AGAGCATCATGGAGCCATTTTTAAGATATCTATATACTTATGTTTCACTATCGGGTCCTCATTTGGGGTATCTTTATAGTTCAAACTCCTTGTTTAATTCTGGATTATGGGTCTTGAAGAAACTAAGAGGCACACAGTGCATTCATCAGCTCACCTTCACAGATGATCCAGATATTCAAAATACATTCATCTATCAGCTGTGTAAG cAGAAGACATTGgatcattttaaaaatattattttgatatCTTCCCCACAG GACGGGTACGTGCCATACCATTCTGCCAGAATTGAGACGTGCCTGGCTGCCTCACATGACACTTCAAGGAAGGGGATTGTGTTCATGGAAATGCTGAATAATTGTTTGGAACAGATCTACGCCAATCCCTCCGAACA
- the LOC130932908 gene encoding elongator complex protein 6 — MEHQGLNLMDQALGFHSNVTQQPWPLCGRFVLVEDCVDTSGAFVLHHILKRSFTSRPSSAVIFLAFAHPINHYDRVLRKLGCNLSSQRDNGRFFFLDMLMLQCPVEGKPKHDGLATVFEKIERAISELHPENKKFVTVVIDDISCLEVAANGSSNDVLDFLHYCYTLTSENGYALVALNHQDIYSDGERPAFMLEIEYLADILVKVDPLATGLAKDVHGQVMVLNKETQKQQGISSIKVQNFHFKIKENNIEYFYAGTRT; from the exons ATGGAACACCAGGGCCTGAACCTTATGGATCAAGCATTGGGATTTCACAGCAACGTGACGCAGCAGCCATGGCCTCTGTGCGGTCGCTTCGTGCTTGTGGAGGATTGTGTTGACACCAGTGGTGCGTTCGTTCTTCACCACATTCTCAAGCGCTCGTTCACTTCTCGCCCTTCTTCTGCCGTTATCTTCCTCGCTTTTGCTCATCCTATTAACCACTACGACCGTGTTCTCAGGAAGCTT GGTTGCAACTTATCTTCTCAAAGAGATAACGGGAGATTCTTTTTCCTTGACATGCTTATGTTGCAGTGTCCAG TTGAAGGAAAACCAAAGCACGATGGACTTGCTACTGTCTTTGAGAAAATTGAAAGAGCAATCAGTGAATTACATccagaaaacaagaaatttgtCACTGTTGTCATAGATGACATCTCGTGCCTTGAAGTTGCTGCTAATGGCTCATCAAATGATGTTTTAGACTTCCTGCATTACTGCTATACGCTAACATCAGAAAAT GGCTATGCACTTGTTGCACTCAATCATCAAGATATTTATTCAGATGGAGAGAGGCCTGCCTTTATGTTAGAGATAGAGTACCTTGCTGACATCTTGGTCAAGGTTGATCCATTAGCTACTGGTTTAGCAAAAGATGTGCATGGACAG GTGATGGTTTTAAATAAGGAAACACAAAAGCAGCAAGGAATTTCATCCATTAAGGTTCAAAATTTTCATTTCAAGATCAAGGAAAATAACATTGAGTACTTCTACGCTGGCACAAGAACCTAG